The Spea bombifrons isolate aSpeBom1 chromosome 4, aSpeBom1.2.pri, whole genome shotgun sequence genome segment CAGGCCCTGGAGCTTTAGAAGCTTTGAGGGAGGCAATGGCGTCACGAAGTTCCTCCTCACTGAAGGGCTCGCCGAGGCGCTCCAGCTGGGGCACCGAGAGCCGGGGCAAGGACACCGAATCCAAAAAAGCATGAAGGCGAGATGGGTCCTGAGCTGTTAGGGGGGCCTTCTGGCCATCGTAGAGGCTTTGATAAAAAGACGCAAATTGGTCCGCTATATCGCGGGGGTGGAACCAGCTTTTATTGTTCGAATCTATAATCTTCGAGATATTTTGTGCCTTCCTCTGGGAACGCAACCTCCTAGCCAGCATCGAGTCCGGTTTATTGGCCTTCTCAAAGAACCTCTGTTTAGTGGCATTCAGCGAGTACACCACTTCCTTGCTAAGGAGGAGGTTCAATGCCCCTTTCAGCTGGATCAGTTCGCGCAGTGCAGCTGCATCCAAGGAGTGCTTGTGCGCCGCTTCCAAAGCGCTCACCCTGTCGGTAAGGGACGTTATGGCTTCTTGGCGTAACTTTTTGCGACGGGCCTTAATACGTATGAAGGAGCCTCTAATATAAGCTTTGTGTGTCTGCCAAATCAAAAGCGGGTCCATGTCAGGGGTGTCGTTAAACGCAAAAAATTCATCTAAGTCGCCCGAAATTTCCTCTAGCACCGACGGATCTGTAAGGAGAAACTCGTCCAGTCTCCATGGCCTGGGGCCCGGATGCCAGTCTGACAGGCGATAGATGCACTCAACAGCGCCGTGGTCTGACCAGATAATAGGGTGGATCTTCGAGGACCGGACAGCATTAGCCTGATGTTGGGCCACGAACAGATAGTCAATTCTCGAGTAGGATTGGTGTGgatgtgaaaaaaaagtaaaatccaaCGTCTGCGGGTGAAGGAGACGCCACACGTCCACTAGAGCCGACGTCATTGCAAAGTCTCTGAGATGTTTAGAGTTGAGTGGAGGATGGACTGGCAAAGCAGGGCCCTTTCTGTCCAAGTGAAGATCCCAAAGCGTATTAAAGTCACCTCCAACAAATAATTGATGACCCCGCAGAGGCAACAAGGAGTCGGCGAGGGTGGAGTAAAAAGAAGCCGCCGAAGTGGAGGGGGCGTAAACGTTAAGAATCGCCGTTGGCTTATTGTGCAGGAGACCCGTGATAAGAAGAAATCGACCCCATTTATCCGTCTTGGTTGATTGATGCTGAAAGCCTAGTGACATTTTGAGAAAAATGCTGACTCCGTTCTTCTTCTGTGAGGGGTGTGTGGCATGAAAGTGTGTACCAAAACACTTACCCCAGTACTGTGGGAGGTGGGAGGAGCGTAAGTGAGTTTCCTGCAGAAGAACAATGTCAGCATGAAGTTTATGATAATAGGTCATCGCCAGTCGCCGTTTTTGAGGAGTGTTGAGCCCCTTGACGTTGTGGGAAATAAGCTTCAAATCAccagacatttaacccggcaggAGAAAGCTGAAGAAGGCTGCCTGGAGACacacacaacaacaaaaaaaaaaaaaaaaaaaaaaaaaaaaggaagggaaAGGGGAAGGGAAGGGGAAAAAGAGGAGAACAGAAGAAGCAGAAGGAAGGAAGATACAGAAGAACAAAGGTCATACAGCACACAACATGATGCGCAATAACATATAATGGGCTAGGCTGTATGCAACGGTTCAACCTGGCCAACAACCCCCTGCGCCGAAGTATCGGCGGTAGTAGAGGCATAGCGCCAGACTGAGAGTAGACCAACAGCGGTCTTAAAGGGGAATCGGCGGCACGAACTACCTCAATGGCCTCCGTGGCCCTGTGTAACTGATGTCTACCCCTAAGCAGtgaagtgtaagtgtgtgtgatagaggaAGACAAATGTGTATGCAAAAAACGTAGTCGGACGCCGAAAATAAATGCCGACAGCGGAAAATGgtattaatagaaaataataaaaacgcgACATCCcgaaaaagaaacaagaaaacatacaaaattaaaCTGGCTCAGGCCCCAAGAGCAAGGCCATCCCGATAGAGTCCTGCAAGCATAGCCCCACTATAGAGCCTGCCCGCTACATCGCGGTGGATGAAGTCCGCAGCAGTCTATGACCCCCCCATACCGCAAAGGATATCACGGGCGCATAGAGTCCCAAAACACTGCGGAGCGGCTGGGGACGGACGAAGTGCTGGAACGATGAGCCGGCCGAAGAAGGCGTCCACACCGAGTGCTGTCGAGGGGCCGTGCGATGTCAGGAACGTAGCTCACTTCGACAAGACGATCAGGATGGCCGAACCCGGGGCGAGCAGGTATGCAAGAGAGCAGTAGCGATCCATAGCCTACGGGGCTGCGCGCGAGGAGCTCGGGACATCCGTCCAGTCGGCAGTCGCGATGGGCCCACGGTCTTGACGGCTGCGTTTGCGGCTGGATGTTAACGGGGGAAGGCCCAAAGAGTGGAGGAACTCCACGGCTTCCGAGGGGGCCTTGAGGATGTAACTGGCACCTTCCTTGATGACCTGGAGCGCGAAAGGGAACCTCCATCTATAGGGCACATCGTGAGAGCGTAGGTGAGCCGTGACAGGTTGAAGAGCTTTGCGCCGTTGGAGCGTTCTGGGCGAAAGGTCCGCGTAAAGTTGAAGGTCAAAATTATCGAGGCGCAATTGCACAGACCTGGCCGCCCGCATGATGTCCTCCTTAAGCGCGTAGTCACGCAGCTTGACAATAATGTCCCTGGGGTTGTCAGCCGTCTTGGGTTTAGGCCTCAATGCCCTGTGGATCCTATCCACGGCAACGTCCGACAGCGGAACATCAGGCAGGAGCTGGGGAAGAATCCGATGCAACACCTCATCGGCGTCCTGGTACGTTTCCGGGACACCCCGAATACGAAAATTGGCCCTACGGGACCTATTCTCCAGGTCTTCCTGGGCATCCCGTAGTGTGTCGATTTCGTGTCGTAGGGCAGCCACCTCAGTTTCCAGCAAGTGTTGCCCGCGTCTGAGGTCAGTATGGGTGCGCTCGAGTACGTCCGTGCGGGAACCAATATCCGAGATATCGCGCGTCAATTGGCGCAATTCAGCGTGGATGTGATCCATCAGGTCTTTCTTGACCGACAAGACCAAGTCTTTAAGTTCCTCCACGTCCCTTTTAGTGCAGGAAACCGAGGCCCCATCGTCAGATGGGCCCGACGCCGCCATCATGGGAAGCGCGGGAACTTCGGCCGCAGGTGATTTCTTCTGGAAGATGGCTGGTACTGTCTTCCTTTTCGGCAGCTTACGAGAGCCCCCAGTCATGCCGGGCGTCTCTGCGAACGGAGGCGACAGAGAAAAACGAGGTAGGTAGCCGTTATGAGTGCTAATTATAGGGCGTCATGGAGGAGCAGATTCACTGCACGTCCATCTTGGAGCTCGGCCGGCCACGCCCccctccattattattatttttttaaaattattattatttttttttttacatttaatgtatggtaGGAGGCTCCCACCCTCCTTACCTAAACTTTAGTTTTGCAGCGTTGATGTAAGTGCAGCAGACGTGACCTCCACTTCCTGCACCAGTCTGCCTCATCTATATCAACGTTGGGAATAAAAAATCACGGCGGAACTAAAGTTTTGCCGGGGGACCGCATTTTCGCCGGACCACACTGCAGAAAAGTCTCTGCAGTCTTCTGATCCAGTCTTCCAGACACCCTGGAGAAGGTAAAtatgctaaaccccgattataggccgcacccccactttaaagatttaaattatggggaaaaagcttggcctataattgggccaatacggtatatatatatatatatatatatataatgatctaCAGGGCCACATCCTTTCCTTACATAGTATATGTCTTTCAACCCTTTAAAGACCCTTTAAAGGCTGCATTGCCctgatattgaggcattcagcaaaaaaaaaaaaaaaaagttgaagggCCCCGTGCAATCGCTCTCAGGTGTGGTCACACTCGTCATATTCAGTATAGCGGCAGATGGCTGCTAATAAAAGCTTGGGAAGTCTGTGTTGCTAAAATGTATGGATATCGGGGACCCCGAGTGATTTCTCCTGATAAATCACAAGCTCCATCGTGAGAAGCATCTTGCCTCTCGCAAAATGGCGGCACCCAGTAAAAATGAATAGTTCAGAGAGGGTCTGTCCAGACCAGGTTGATTAGAGGTACTGAAGTTTTGAGGGAATCTGAATGTATCAGAACTCACTCAATTttaaagtcacattcccttgaCAGACTCTTCTTTTTCAGTAAACTTATGAGTTGCCGGTAACTTTTCGTGAAGTTAACCCATTAACTGAACGAAGCACTCAACTTTCAGTGAATTAACCCATTGTGTTGCCCACACAGTTGATATAACTTTCAGTATCCATTCTACTGAAATCACATGTTAAACAAATAAGCCTTTTGATGGTTTCATTTAACTAtcttcatgtttattttaatccgTTTATGCCGTAACTATACAATTTTTTGCCAGAATGTTCAgtcacatttttcaatgtaatGAAGgagacatttttgtaaattttccATTGACCGCCATGGCAAATGAATGGTTTTTGGCATTTGGCATTAGATTTAGTCTTTACACCTAAGACGTTGTCTTCGAACTTCAGCCATTTTCTTTCCTTGCTGGTTATACTGAagcactaaatatattttttcaatgcGAACAAATCCAAACGCaaaatatcatattatttaaagaGTTACTCCCCTGAAAAGTGTTCCCCTTATTGGGTTTATTGACTTATTAAGTCAAGTGATCAGTCAAGTTAGGGCTTATCATCGATGAAGAAGTCTCTACCAATTTTTGTGAGTTATAAGAAATAACACAGATAGTGGGAACTGTAATAATTATGTGAGATGGTGGTGAGATTTCCACAAAggcctcactcacactctcttacatgaaAAACGGAGGCAGAAGACAAAAAACAAGCAACAAGGGGAGAATttgagctgcggaaaaggagacggAACAAAGAAGTGGTCCTATCATCCACCTTACTGAGCTACATTACCAGAAGAAAATGGTTAGCTCAAATGTGCATCCatccaatagagtcgctcttacggacctttaaaatccatGCGTCAAAGACAAGCACAAAGAGGAACACAAAGACTTGGCCggcacagaaaataaaacacatttttcctaAATTCTTGTATTTAAATCAAAAGTTAACAAGGATTTAGACGGTCTGCTGGAAAGGGAGTCAAgtatattcttcatattattattattttatttaattgactTTATTTGTATGGAGTTAGCAATACAGATATATAGATAATCATAAGCAAATGGATGGAATAAACAAATGTGTGGGTTTTATTCTTAATCATGTTTTATGAATCACAATAAATTTGCTCAGAAGTGATTTAATATCTTGATTCCTAAGACTGTATATAAGTGGGTTAAAAAATGGACAAAGCGCTGTGTATAAAAGAGATAAcactttatttgtattaaacgATTCCCCTTTGGAAGGAGCCAAATAAACCGCTATTAAAGTCCCATAGAAGGAACACACTACAATCAAatgagagctgcaggtggagaaggctttctgccGTCCGGTGCTGGAGGTAATTTTTAGTATGGTGATTAAGATGGAAATGTATGTAAAAGCAATAAAGACCACATGAGCAGCCACAAATGGGATGCCGAAGACAAAGTCAGCAAGTTTAATAACAGTATGCTTTGTACAAGACAACTCTAAAAGAGGAGcaaaatcacagaaataatggtcaatgACACGACCACAGAACTGTATCACTGAAACCATGGGTGCAAAAGTAAATGTTGGTATACCTGCTAAAAGCCAAGAAGAAAGAATGAGTTGGAAACAGAGCCTAAAACTCATGATGGACGTGTAATGCAGCGGGCGACAAATGGCCAAATACCGGTCGTAGGACATCATTGTGAGAAGGAAACACTCTGTGGCTTCTGagacacaaaaaaagtaaaactgagtGATGCAGCCAGCTAACGATATCGTGCTTCCTCCATTAACTAAAACATGGAGCAGGTTGGGGGATATATTTGTGGTCAGAAGGATATCGCACAACGATAAttgagtgaggaagaaatacatgggagatttcagACTCGGATACTTTgccaccaatataataatcagcaggttccCGACTAACGTCAAGATGTAGAGCACAAGGAACAGAACAATTAGAAGAGAGTTCAAACTCTTTGGATTCTGAAAACCCAACAGCAGAATCTCCACCACCTTTGTCTGGTTCATTCCAAATGAAAAGGCTTTTCCTCCACTTCTTACTTATGGAGTCTTCTCCTCCTGCTGAGCTCTGTGAAGTTAATGtggaaaaataatatgaaatgtcTGAATATAAACATGAACAAAAGAAAACTAAGATTCCATGTTCAAAAAAACAGCTGATTATGTTGAATAAGATAAAAGAATTAATAGCGACAACAATCCACAAGCAGGCTGTTATCTATCGGACCTCCAAATTAATCAACCAAATACTGTTGCTTCTGGAATCAGACCTTAGTGGTATAAGACTTTACATATGACCTGCAAAAAACAAACGTTTAGAGGGGAAACTTATTGGTCCACCCAGGGTCACCACACTCGTTAGATCAGATCAAAAATGAGTATAAGATGATCTGTAAAATCCCTTTAATAATATACCATTGCCAAAGTTTCAGCTTGGCTTGCAAGGTCCTCAAAGCTGGTCCCATATCATGGTGGGCGCtacaatattattttatcaCTATATGTTCAACCCCAAGTAAGATACAGAACTGAATATAGAGATCATTTAATGAACACAAAGGGCTCTGAAGAGAAATAGTGAAAattatcagaaatgtcttataatgCATCATCCTAACAATAACATccttaaattgtattttctttcatGTACCGCTTGATGATGGGGTTCAGGAAGGAAGTGGAAGTACttagatatttatatagagaACGGGCTATAGTATAGAGATAATGACCTAAAAACGCATTGTTAAATAGAGGAAGAATATTAAAACCCTGAATTAGAGTCATTGAGTTTGCAGAGTCCCCTTTTGACCAACTGAATTAGAAGACAAAATTAAAAGACAAAATTGAAATAAAGCATCATTTGATAAACTTACCAGTTTGGTCCCTTCTGTTATAGCAGCAAATATGAAGATTAAATCAGAGAAATAAAGGTTTAAGACttaaattgaaattattttaaggTAAGACACACAGTCATTCTGTAGCAGAAAGCCATCAAAGTGTCATCAACAGTCAGTACTGCTCCGGAGAGCTTTATACTGTGCAAAAATAACATGACATCATCTCGGTTTAAGAACACTGGGGACGGGTATTACACAGAGAGTTCCAAGCACGGAGTCTCAAAACAACAAGAATGGGATTACAAATCTGTCttggccattttttttactgtagtcTCTGATGGTTACAAGATTACTGTTACAGAAAACAAAGGATATTAACTAAAAATCTATATGGATATTCGGTCAATTTTGGTTAAAGTTATAGATAGAATAAGAGAAAAAATGGCGAAGGATAAAGACTTGAGAGGGTGATGGAGAACGATTGAAGGAAGATGGGAGAAAGACCAGAAAACTCTTCCAATCTAATGTAACGTTAGCGATATTAAAACAGTAAAATCCAGCCTTAACCCTAGTAAGGGTCTCAAAAAATAGAGCAAGCCATGTAAGCTTAACACTTTcaatactgtgttttttttagtaccCTACGTACAGtacattttttgtgattttagcCATATATTGGTTTAATCAAGATCTCCATCTTACATATTCAATGTACCCACATAAACGACACATCccgttttaaagaaaaaatgaggcTTTAGtctgaaaccatagaaacatccaaaaactaataaatataaatgctaGGACATGTTCACCAACTTCTCCTGATtacagatataaatatatgtgtgtgtgtgtgtgtgtgtgtgtgtatatatatatataaaccgttgtaacccagtgcagtcaTTCTGTCTAATAACATtgcagctgggttgtcatggatactgaccttcCCCTCCAGCACCAGGTCACTTTTCTCCTGtaagccaatcagtatctctttGGGACATATGTCAGTCTTCCTGAGCTAGGGAAATGTTTCtgagcctatcagaggagaggatctaggaagaaacttctggaagagagagctaagcaggggagtgaagaaggaagagagacagactgccctCCCTGTAAGCAGGCCTGAGGTAagcctttagtgtgtgtactgctgacatccaagcagtacactgaagttgaagtgtgcagagaatacagcatggtgctgtatgttcctgagtgagtgtgagagactgcaagtactcagagcgtccaagtcctgcatcctgtaccagtgaggtgaaagcagagctgcagacagacatctgtgtgggaagacagtcattactctcagccaggaggttaaaggggcaacATCCCAGAGATGCCTGAATACACTAAGGAGAGGtacttcactaatatatatatatatatatatatatatatatatcaacatatatatatccttgtctccccgggtagcgctacctgcatcaaggtccccaacagtgcaccaacactgggacatctgggtgggaagaacacctacatttggggtgaGGGAGCTGGTGTTGCAAGTTAATCAgatatctgtgttatatatatattctcaggactgtgcacccactgctcgaactgaactgcataggcacagcagctgggtccttatattataatacctgtttatttcagtatattctatatataatttgcatttcagTTGTGTGTATTATgttcttgtgtgaaaggggccatttctcagtgggtgggttcccctactcaacatagtacaaatcactgagtggaggcactgtgtaaagaagaagatgtcccgatctcccagcagTTGCGGAGGCTCACGTTTCCTGTCACCAAcgtcactgaaatatgtaactaccagcctgacagcggaacaaggtaaaaaaaagggttatttgctcgattataagacaatcctgattataagacgaccccccaaaatctgaatattaatttaggaaaaaaagaaaaagcctgaatataagacgaccctataggaaaaaagttttaccagtaaatgttaattcatgtaaactattcttgtaataaaagctatgattgagaaaaatattttgtttttatttccttttattttccaacctgcccccccagttatgcacatctgcccccaggcttgccactctgccccagaaatgcattataccccctatatgccactgtaccccatgatatgccttttaaccctctaaatgtcactgtgccccatgatatgccttttaaccctctatatgccactgtgccccatgatatgccttttgaccccctatgtgccactctgcctccagaaatgccttatacccctatatgccactctgacatttagggggttaaaaggcatattatggggcagagtggcatatagggaggtataaggcatttcaggaggcagagtggcgtatagtgggttaaaaggcatttctggaggcagagtggtattaagggggttaaaaggcatttcatagagcactctacctacagaaatgccttatgcccccccatttaaacccccccaaaacaaaagcttacaggtgcttctgactcccggtgtgttgtccgggcagcaggtagacgtctatgcgattcgcgtaggcaacttctgctgcagccggaaggaggtgcggttagcagcgggggttgtctgcatccgtcacgcagatcagagttccccgcactggtgtggggaattctctctgacagtcggagggtgtatgcgcgatggacacagacaacccccgctgctaaccttACCTTCTTCCGAATCGCGTAAACATGTACACACTGCCCCGGGtacacaccagggactcagaagcaccggtaagtgggggggggggggcaggaggatccaggtcccctgcagcgctgcgggggatctggatcttagtctcatagtcagacctctggaaaaaaacttgtcttataatcgagcaaatacggtagatatatatatatgtatatctaccgtatttgctcgatcattgatcattttatatatataatgatctacagggccacatccatcccttacatagtacCCGATAGGTTAGAACTTTTGACCCTTTAAAGACCAATGACGGTCCGGGAACGGTACAGAAATTTTGTTTTAGGTGcaatgacatgcctggcacataACGATCCAGTGATCACTTTCTTTACTCAAAGGGTGTTGCTGCATTTCCCTGATATTGAGGAATtcaccaaaaccaaaaaaagggcgcatccttaaaaaaaaaaaaacaaagttggaaaagttcgccAGAGGGTCTCCAGAGGGTCTCCAGGGACCCTCTagagaccctctagagaactctggcttcacttgcaggttgaatacaggtactgcattcagccatgcaagtcaatgtgGCCCAGCTTTCTTATCACTatatgattagtaaaatatttaaaaaaataattaaaaaaaatatggaaaaaaaagcttaaaaaaataaaaaattatgcatcagaggaagtatccagttccagcaaaatgtaaaaaaattccaaaaataataaaataaaaaaataaagtttatttctatgagcaagtgctaaaattagcgctgtatcttcccaaaaatcttgacatggaaagagttactgtaaaagcatttcaaacacCGAAGGAGTgtctaatttattaaaaaaaatgaatggtttgatgggtaaattggagtggccgggctcaaagatagggcataggcacagactgaccaaaatgggggggggggcgcacttcccaaatgtgtcATTTTAGCCTCCAagcaccagacaaacccatgcattgggGTGTTGTCTGATAGTGACACATagctggagctataaatgtatacctgaagtacaatttgtgtgaacaaaatgcaaaaaatctcatgcacggaaagggttaaaatactagcatttgaaatatcttggcgtgtctagttttcaaaaatatatggtttgagggggtaaattgcattggccggcttcaaagatacctgaaatagcacatggagcagaatgaccagctttggaaaaaatgggtttgaaatagcaaaacgttacttatacttattgcccaataacttgaagaaaaaagcaaaaaaaaacataaaaacattgggtatttctaaactcaggacaaatagtagaatctatttagcaggtaatttcattaaaagagtaaaagatttttcgaataaaagtgagagaaagtttttttttccagcttttcatcatattttattattttaataggaaattagataatatgatcaacaaaatggtcctgaaaaaaaacaacatataacttgtgtgggttcactaagtgagtgaggagaaaattgcatctaaacacgagcgccgcaaaagtgttaaaacagcctcggtcccaaagggtacaaaaagtaaaaggcagcctggtccttaaggggttaatcctttTTTACGAATCACAATAAACTTGTTCAGAAGTGATTTAATATCCTGATTCCTAAGACTGTATATAatggggttaaaaaatggaCATAGGACGGTGTATAAAAGAGATAACTCTTTATTTGTATCAAACGATTCCCCTTTGGAAGGAGCCAAATAAACCGCTATTACAGTCCCATAGAAGGAACACACTACAGTCAAgtgagagctgcaggtggagaaggctttttgCCGCCCGGTGCTGGAGGTGATTTTTCGTATGGTGATTAAGATGGAAACGTATGTAAAAGCAATAAAGACAACATGGGCAGCTATAAATGGGATGCCTGAGACAAAGTCAGCAAGTTCAAAAAGGGTATGCTTTGTACAAGACAACTCTAAAAGAGGAGcaaaatcacagaaataatggtcaatgACATGACCACAGAACTGTATCACTGAAACCATGGGTGCAAAAGTAAATGTTGGTATACATGCTAAAAGCCAAGAAGAAAGAATGAGTTGGAAACAGAGCCTAAAACTCATGATGGAGGTGTAATGCAATGGGCGACAAATGGCCAAATACCGGTCGTAGGACATCATTGTGAGAAGGAAACATTCTGTGGTTTCTGtgacacaaaaaaagtaaaactgagtGATGCAGCCAGCTAAA includes the following:
- the LOC128491685 gene encoding olfactory receptor 472-like, producing the protein MNQTKVVEILLLGFQNPKSLNSLLIVLFLVLYILTLVGNLLIIILVAKYPSLKSPMYFFLTQLSLCDILLTTNISPNLLHVLVNGGSTISLAGCITQFYFFCVSEATECFLLTMMSYDRYLAICRPLHYTSIMSFRLCFQLILSSWLLAGIPTFTFAPMVSVIQFCGRVIDHYFCDFAPLLELSCTKHTVIKLADFVFGIPFVAAHVVFIAFTYISILITILKITSSTGRQKAFSTCSSHLIVVCSFYGTLIAVYLAPSKGESFNTNKVLSLLYTALCPFFNPLIYSLRNQDIKSLLSKFIVIHKT
- the LOC128491686 gene encoding olfactory receptor 472-like encodes the protein MNQTKVVEILLLGFQNPKRLNYFLFVLFLVIYILTLLGNLLIIILVAKFQRLKSPMYFFLTQLSVCDILLTTNISPNLLHVIINGGSTISLAGCITQFYFFCVTETTECFLLTMMSYDRYLAICRPLHYTSIMSFRLCFQLILSSWLLACIPTFTFAPMVSVIQFCGHVIDHYFCDFAPLLELSCTKHTLFELADFVSGIPFIAAHVVFIAFTYVSILITIRKITSSTGRQKAFSTCSSHLTVVCSFYGTVIAVYLAPSKGESFDTNKELSLLYTVLCPFFNPIIYSLRNQDIKSLLNKFIVIRKKGLTP